A DNA window from bacterium contains the following coding sequences:
- a CDS encoding RraA family protein → MHNEQVAEAFAGLSTPTLADACLRLQAPLRLACPAIRPLFPESTLAGRVLPARHYGSVDIFLEAMGTAERGDVLVVDNGDRSDESCVGDLIALEAQACGLAGIVIWGAHRDTADLIRIGLPIFSCGTCAAGPRRLDPRDPEALTSAQAGEWTVGKSDWVFADADGVLFLAGDRVQEALRIARSIWQTERAQAEAVQAGRLLRQQLRFDEYLKSRAADPSLSFREHLRSIGGAIEV, encoded by the coding sequence ATGCACAACGAACAAGTCGCCGAGGCGTTTGCCGGACTCTCAACGCCCACGCTCGCCGACGCGTGCCTTCGACTGCAGGCACCCTTGCGGCTGGCGTGCCCCGCCATCCGTCCCCTGTTTCCCGAGAGCACACTGGCCGGCCGCGTTCTCCCGGCCCGGCACTACGGCAGCGTCGACATCTTCCTCGAGGCGATGGGCACGGCCGAACGGGGCGATGTGCTTGTGGTCGACAACGGCGACAGATCGGACGAGAGTTGCGTCGGCGACCTCATTGCGCTGGAGGCGCAGGCGTGCGGGCTTGCCGGCATTGTCATCTGGGGCGCCCACCGCGACACGGCCGATCTCATCCGGATCGGGCTTCCGATCTTCAGTTGCGGCACGTGCGCCGCAGGCCCGCGGCGCCTCGATCCGCGTGATCCCGAGGCGCTCACGTCGGCGCAGGCCGGCGAATGGACCGTCGGCAAGAGTGACTGGGTGTTCGCGGATGCCGACGGGGTCCTCTTCCTCGCCGGTGACCGGGTGCAAGAGGCGCTGCGCATCGCGCGGTCAATTTGGCAGACCGAGCGCGCGCAGGCGGAGGCCGTGCAGGCTGGAAGACTCCTGCGTCAACAGCTGCGGTTTGACGAGTATCTGAAGAGCCGCGCCGCCGACCCGTCCCTCAGCTTTCGCGAGCATTTGCGGAGCATCGGAGGCGCCATTGAAGTGTAG